The genomic DNA AAATCAGAGATTTATACAAAGGCCATCTTGGGCCATTATTATATTATCAGGTTTACGTTCAGCCAGCTCAGCGTAGGCCCTTGTATCTTGGAGAAATTTATCCAACTGAAAATCATCAAGCACAGGTTCCTGATGAAACAGACATAGAGTTTTGACTCCGGCATAGCCAGACAACTCTACCGCGATAATATTATTGGAATGGCCCCAATCTTCTTTAATGGAATTAGCCTCAGCAAATGAATACTGAGCATCCATTATTAATAGATCCGCATCTTTAAAGAATTCTACAAATCCGGTATCAGCAAGCGCGGTTGCACTTTTATGTTCACAATCAGTTGAATAAACGGCTGATTTACCGTCTTTCTCAAATCGATAACCGTATGATCCACCCGGATGATACTGAGCTTTTACCTTAATATTAATGCCTGCAATTTCAAATTGCTGACCACTTCTAAGGCGTGTAAAATCAATATCTGCGGCCAATTGATCAAACTTAACAGGAAAGAAAGGGGCGCTCTGCTGATTGCGGAAAGCTTTTTCAAGAGTGGGGTGTCCACCGTAAAACGAAATTTTGTTTCCCTTCATATATGCGGGAATAAAAAATGGAAACCCTTGCAAATGGTCCCAATGAAGGTGCGAAATTAGAATATGGATATGAGCGCCTGTCCTACCTGCGCGCTCCGCCATGATTACGTTACCCAGATCACGGAGTCCAGTTCCACAATCGCAAATAAGATAATCATCTCCAGTGGTTCCGATCTGAATACAAGGAGTATTCGTGCCGTATGAACCACGCACGGAAAAAGGTAGTTCATTGTCAATGAATGAATCGATATCGGTAGACGAATCTACGCCGCGAGCAACAGCTATCTCAAGCGCAGCTTTAACTTTCGCTCTAGCTCTGTCAGCATTATATGTGGCAGGTAGAGAGCCTCTAGCTCCCCATATACAAACTTTCATTCATTAACTCCTAATCTTACATTCATAATATCATTACATATAGATCATAAAAAGTGCAACAGGTCATTAGCAATAATAACACACACCTGTTACTCTCCTATACGCTCCCACTGAAAGTATAACAACGAAGTGCTAGCACCCCTGCTTGACAATCTTTCATTATTAGCTTGAAATGATTAATCAATTTAAAACATGTAACTGTGAAGCAATCAAATATAATATAAAAATGAAAATATATGAAACTCTTAGCCCGTTGACGCTAGGGTCTGGTTCACCGCGAAGGGATGAACTACTAAGTTCTGTAGGTTTGAAATTTAAAATCAGTCCTGCTACATGCGAAGAACCCTCCGCTGAACCAGGACAATTACCTGAAGACTATGCAATTGAAATGGCTCTGATGAAAGCACGGAACGTTGCGAAGTCATGCCCGGGCACCCTTGTAATCGGTGCAGACACAATTGTCGCTAGAGATTTAGATATCCTAGGTAAACCACGCGATCGAAATAATGCAGTTGAAATGATAAAAAGCCTCTGCGGAAGATCCCACAAAGTCATTACAGGCTGCGCTCTAATTTCTAAAAATGGCGATGAAATAAGCTACGCAGTTACGACGGATGTTGAATTTATCAACTGTGACATAGCCGCAATTAGAGCCTATGTGGCAACCGGAGAACCTGATGATAAAGCCGGAGCTTATGCAATTCAGGGACAGGGAGCCTTTTTAGTTAAGGGGATATGTGGATCTTACACGAATGTCGTAGGACTACCTTTAGCACGCATAATGGAATCTTTGATTTCACTAAAAGCTGTCTGCCCGATCAGCACTGAATAATTTATAATATCATTTGTTCTAGATTATGTGTCCTTATGACATAGTTCTTTGTAAAGCATTGCGATATTTTTATCTGAATGCTAATTTTTTAATGCAAATGTAGTTTAACTTTTTACATAAGTAAAAATGCCACAAAATAAAAAAGACATAGATCCACACAGAAGTGTTAATGAATCAGAGCTATTCACTAGAAAAGTTTCCGGTCATCCAGACATTCTAAAGCTTTTTCTAGATAGCGCGGATCATGTGGTGACGATTAAAGACACTTCACTCAGATATGTTACTGTAAATAAGTCTTTTTTGAATTACGGCGACTTTAAATGCCTTGATCAGATAGTAGGTAAAACCACTCAAGAAGTTTACCATGGCAAGGCTATCCCTGAAAAAATTTCCCTAGTCGACCACTATGACAAACTAGCCCTGAAGCTTCCCAAGGGAGAACATATTGCTTTTGAAGTGGCTTTGCCTAATCAGAATGGAGAAGTTTTTACATTTCTAGCAAAAAGATTCCCTATATTCAGTGCCAGCAACAAACTGGTCGGAGTTGGCGCTATTGCAGCGGATATCACAGAGAGAAAAATCATTGAGCACGAGCTAGAAAGGGTGCGCGAAGAGCTCAAAGAGCATAATATAGTTCAAGAAAAGACTCTGCACGATGCCAATGAAAATTTACAGTTTATGAACCATGTATTTAAAAATACACTAGACGGTGTCATAATCACCGATGCAACGGGCGCAGCGCTACAGATCAACCCTTCCTTCACAGAGATCACCGGCTACACTTTTGATGAAATAGTTGGTGAAAATCCGCGCATATTAAAATCCGATTATCACGACGATTCTTTCTATCAAGAGATGTGGAAATCTTTGCTGAAAACAGGCAAATGGGATGGAGAACTCTGGAACAGACGTAAAAATGGCGAAATATACCCACAACGGCTCAGCATAAGTGCTATTTATGATTCCGATGGGATCATAACTCATTACGTAGGTGTAAATAACGATGTGAGCGAACTTAAGCGCAAAGAGGAAAAAATAAATTTCTACGCCTACCATGATGCTCTGACAAACCTCCCTAACCGTAGGCTTTTTTCAGACAGACTTAGAACAGAGATCGTTAAATGCGCAAAAAATGGATGCCAGCTAGCGCTATTATACATTGATTTTGATGATTTTAAAAAAGTTAATGATTCCTTAGGTTACTCTGTCGGCGATGAACTCCTTAAAGTTTTTACTGAGAGAATTAAAGAAACAATCAGCCAGTCAGACCTTTTCGCAAGAATTGGAAGCGACGAATTTGCGATAGGCTTGGTGAACTACGATAGTATTAATTCACTGATGTCTTTATCCAGAAAAATTAAAGGGCTATTCTTAGATCCTTTTAAAATTCAAAACCACGATATTTTCTTGAATGCCAGCATTGGAATTTCGACTTACCCTGATGATGCTGACACCCCGGAATTACTTCTGCAGCATGCTGACACAGCTATGCATCAAATGAAATTAGAAAACGGAAACGGAGGGGAAGTCCGATTTTACACAACCGAAATGCAAGTTCGGGCGCAGAATAAAATTGACATGGAATCTGCAATCCGCAAAGGGTTAGCGAATGGAGAGTTTGTACCTTTTTATCAGGCCAAAATAAATTCCATAACTGGCAAAATTTATGGAATGGAAGCACTTGCGCGCTGGGTAAAAAAAGATGGTGAAATTATTCCGCCAAACCAATTCATAGATATTGCCGAAAACCTTAACCTAATTGGCGACATCGATAATCAAATTTTACAAATAGCCCTTCGCGACATGGAAACATGGGAAAAAGCAGGACACGATGGTTTAATAGTTTCAGTTAATGTTTCAGCAAAAGAGCTTGAAGATCTCTATTTCACAAGCAAAATTATAAGTGCCCTTAGCGCGCATAAAGTGAATCATAATCAGCTTGAAATTGAAATAACTGAGTCACTTATCATGAAAAATGTAGAGAAGAAGATATCCCTTTTAAACATCTTAAACTCAACCGGAATACAAATTGCCATTGATGATTTCGGTACAGGCTACTCTTCACTCAGCTACCTGAAAACTCTCCCAATCCACACCCTCAAAATTGATAGATCATTTATAAACGACATTTCAGATGATGAAAATGATATGGCTATAGTTTCTGCAATAATCAGCATGGCAAGCAAGATGGGTCTTGAAGTTATTGCTGAAGGTGTTGAGCAGGAAAATCAGATAACATTACTTCGAAACGAAGGGTGTAATCTAATACAGGGTTTTTACTATACAAAACCCCTGCCCAAAAGCGACTTTCTGACTTATTTGAATGATCAAAACAGCTAAGGCCCACCCCCATTGAGAAGAACCCCACCCATAACCCCTGACTGTTTCAAAAAACCCTACCAATAGTTACTACCTATTCGAGTCAAAATACATAGTTCAGCTAGTTTACACTTCTTCATAATTTGATATTTTAAATACTAGAGACACACAGTGTCCAAGTAAGACG from Maridesulfovibrio frigidus DSM 17176 includes the following:
- a CDS encoding MBL fold metallo-hydrolase, whose translation is MKVCIWGARGSLPATYNADRARAKVKAALEIAVARGVDSSTDIDSFIDNELPFSVRGSYGTNTPCIQIGTTGDDYLICDCGTGLRDLGNVIMAERAGRTGAHIHILISHLHWDHLQGFPFFIPAYMKGNKISFYGGHPTLEKAFRNQQSAPFFPVKFDQLAADIDFTRLRSGQQFEIAGINIKVKAQYHPGGSYGYRFEKDGKSAVYSTDCEHKSATALADTGFVEFFKDADLLIMDAQYSFAEANSIKEDWGHSNNIIAVELSGYAGVKTLCLFHQEPVLDDFQLDKFLQDTRAYAELAERKPDNIIMAQDGLCINL
- a CDS encoding Maf family protein, whose product is MKIYETLSPLTLGSGSPRRDELLSSVGLKFKISPATCEEPSAEPGQLPEDYAIEMALMKARNVAKSCPGTLVIGADTIVARDLDILGKPRDRNNAVEMIKSLCGRSHKVITGCALISKNGDEISYAVTTDVEFINCDIAAIRAYVATGEPDDKAGAYAIQGQGAFLVKGICGSYTNVVGLPLARIMESLISLKAVCPISTE
- a CDS encoding sensor domain-containing protein, producing the protein MPQNKKDIDPHRSVNESELFTRKVSGHPDILKLFLDSADHVVTIKDTSLRYVTVNKSFLNYGDFKCLDQIVGKTTQEVYHGKAIPEKISLVDHYDKLALKLPKGEHIAFEVALPNQNGEVFTFLAKRFPIFSASNKLVGVGAIAADITERKIIEHELERVREELKEHNIVQEKTLHDANENLQFMNHVFKNTLDGVIITDATGAALQINPSFTEITGYTFDEIVGENPRILKSDYHDDSFYQEMWKSLLKTGKWDGELWNRRKNGEIYPQRLSISAIYDSDGIITHYVGVNNDVSELKRKEEKINFYAYHDALTNLPNRRLFSDRLRTEIVKCAKNGCQLALLYIDFDDFKKVNDSLGYSVGDELLKVFTERIKETISQSDLFARIGSDEFAIGLVNYDSINSLMSLSRKIKGLFLDPFKIQNHDIFLNASIGISTYPDDADTPELLLQHADTAMHQMKLENGNGGEVRFYTTEMQVRAQNKIDMESAIRKGLANGEFVPFYQAKINSITGKIYGMEALARWVKKDGEIIPPNQFIDIAENLNLIGDIDNQILQIALRDMETWEKAGHDGLIVSVNVSAKELEDLYFTSKIISALSAHKVNHNQLEIEITESLIMKNVEKKISLLNILNSTGIQIAIDDFGTGYSSLSYLKTLPIHTLKIDRSFINDISDDENDMAIVSAIISMASKMGLEVIAEGVEQENQITLLRNEGCNLIQGFYYTKPLPKSDFLTYLNDQNS